The Euphorbia lathyris chromosome 4, ddEupLath1.1, whole genome shotgun sequence genomic interval TGGATTGGCCGGTTTGAACTATGAGGAGAAGTGGATGGAACCGTGAGGTCATGGGACAGAATGCGAGATGAGTAATGAATTTGAAAATTatcatgaagaagatgaacttgaAGAGGAGATggatgaagaggagaaccaatccgagaatgagctagaaagAAATGATGAACTTGACTATTATGAGAGTGAGTTCCGGAAGGGAATTGAGGAAAGTGATGAAGTGGGACCAACGTCCGAGGATGGCAAGTAAGTGTCCTTCAATGAGCAACCTCTGGGCATTCTACCTTTGGGGAAGATACCGCGTGATATTGCACGGGATCCCGAAGATCGTATGCGAAGCCTTCCTCATAGTAGCTTGAGCTTTAAGGAGATGGATGAAGAGTACCTTGTGACGCCTTTAGGAAGAATCAAGACTCCTAGAACATGCACCTTATGGATGAATCAAGTCTCCCACTTGGTAAATTTTGAAGTTGTTCTTTTGTGCTTTAGTGAAATTTATGTGTTGGGGTGAGGGAACATCAACCCTATGAGGAGTCTATGAGATGTAACCTTGTGGTGAAGAGTATGGGCTTCATGGAGTATTTGGTGAATGGGAATGACATCACGGGTGATATAAAGAAGATGGAAAAAATTCAAGATTGGCGGGATAATGGCCAAGTTAGTGAAGAGGCAAGTCAAGAAGTCCCGAGATTGTTAACCCAAGGCAACGAAGGAGTTGATACAAGTGTTCTTGGGATCACTATgaagtgggttgacaagtgCTGCCGAGATATTCCACTTGATGTAGGCAATGAGCGAGTAGAGGTTGAGCATAGTAGCTGGGTTAGTGAAGTGAGTGATaggtgttgaaacacaatttctatAGAgtttttgattatgacaaaaataactATTAAGGAATTAGATCCTCAAAATATTTACTTTCAGAATTGAATTAAGTTGTTTTatgctaatgtgtttgttaagtGGTTATTATAATTTAAGCATAAATTGAAGACAACTTAAATTGGCCTCAAGGGAATTAAAACCCTTGTTTCCCCATCTGGAGGCACCCCAGTTTCGGCTGTAGCACCCCTCATCTCCCCTGGTTCGATTACAGAGAGCGCCCTTTCCCCAATATCCGCTGCCCCAGACCTTGTAGGAGTTGCTAGTGCCCCAATGATTCTGCCAGTTGCTATTGGGATTGGAACCACTGATGTATCATTAGCCGTTTTGATCGGCTTGCTAACTCTTCCCTTTTAAAGCCTACCAGGCCTTAATTTAGGAGGTAACTTGGTGTCCTGCTTTTGCTCTGCTGGTTTTGAGTTCTTCCTGCATTCATAGGCCAAATGGCCGATGTTCGAGCAGGCTCTGCAAAAACTAGGTAGATTCTCATAAGAAACATTAATCCAAAACTGCTTACATTCTCTCTCAATCCCCAACTGGGTCAGAATCTCTTCGGCCAGGTCGTTATCAATCAATAAACGAGCAAAGTGGCCAAAATCGCCCTCAAGGGTTGCTCTGTCAAATCTTATGAGACCACCTAGCCTCCTAGCAATGTCCGATAGGATTTGAGCATCCCAATACTCCCAAGGCAGTGCATACAGACGGACCCAAACCTGGGCATGAGTCGATTTTTCTGCGAATGGGTCAAAATCTGCTTTCCAAGGCTGTAGACAGAAAGCACCTGGTTTCAAGTTAAGAATTCCTTTGCAGAGAGCCAAGGCTTGTGCTTCCTTTGATTGCAAAATCACCTGGAAGAAACCCCTTCCAATGGAGATTAAACGCCAGGGCTCTTGTATTCCCCATTCAGCCTCTAGTTTAGATTTTAGGTCCACCACTCTCCATGGTGCTTCCCCTTTTGCCGAAATCAATCGACCAATGAGAGAGTGTGCGCATAGGGCGAGTCGTTTCTTATAAGCTGACTGCGAGATCTTTATTGATCGAAAACCCCCAATTTCAGAGACAGAAGCCGTCGAGACTGGGTTTGAAGGGATATTTCGCCGGAGAACCGATGAGAAGGACGACGCTTTAGAGGTTGCCGAAACCGCTGAAGGAGTTTCGAAACGAagctttggattgaagagaactctaATACTGACATGATCCTCAGAAGGAAAGACGATCTGGTTATTCATGGTGGCCGATTCCGGTGTGCAGCGGATGGGGCGGTGCTAGGTCATCgtttccttttatttttaaattctcGAAGCAACGTGAGGATTCCGTTCTAGTTATATATAAAGATGATTCTTGAAATttacttgatttattttttatactttGAATTGGTTTTTAGTATTTCAATTAATGTATTTTAGAAAGTTGATTGGTTGTGTTAGCCATATCATACATTGCTGACTTCATTAATTAAAGGTTAATACATCGAAATTTcatgaatttgttcaaaaagtttgattactTATGAACTTACATGATGTCTTGTTAGCCTCgtcaatttgcttaaaataaaatattaaccacATGATGTTTCGTTAGCCTCGTCAACTTGCATAGTTAAATGGGCACCGCAACTGGAGGTGCTTGCTCATCCGGCTATTGGTGGATTTTGGACACATTGTGGTTGGAATTCAACTTTGGAGAGTATTTCAGAAGGGGTTCCATTGATATGTTGGCCTTTTTTTTGGTGATCAGAAGATAAATGCAAGGTATGCAACTGATGTTTGGAAGATTGGAATACATTTAGAACACAAGCTAGAAAGAGGGGAGATAGAGAAGGCAATTAAAAGGCTAACGGTTGGAACAATGGGAAAGGAATTAAGAGAAAGAATAATGTGTTTGAAGGGAAAGGTATATATTTGTCTAAACAAAGGAGGATCTTCATACCAATCTGTTCATAGCTTGGTTAGTTACATTATCATTCTAATCCAATTccttttttaatggtaaaaatACATATTTTGCATACAATTCTACAATTTTCATACTCATTATTATAACCGAGTCTAAATGTGTAGAAAATTAGTTAAGCTAAGTATAAACCGTGAGAAATTTTAGTATACGTCTAGCGCACATGACACAGATCTTATGATTAATTACAAAAACCATAAATATAAAGCATTTGAATGATTACTCCTGCCAAAGTCCATTACTTTGTGAAGTTTGCATCAGTTATCTTGTGATTTCATGCACATTTTTCTGATATCTTGGATCAAATGATTGAGATTAGACGAAGACGACCCTCCTTCAGCTACACTCTTCCTCGCCAATTCTGCCATCCGAGCCGCTGATTTCACAAACACTTCTCTCCTATCCACCAGTAAATCATTCAccattttttcaacaattcgtCTATCACAAACATCCTTCATATCCAATCCTAACTTCCAAACCTCACTCACAAATCTGCTATTCACTTGCTGATCAGCGAAAAAAGGCCAACAAATCATAGGCACGCCAGCTACTATACTCTCCAAGGTTGAGTTCCATCCACTGTGTGTCAAAAACCCACCAATTGCCTTATGTGCTAAAACCTCTTCCTGAGGTGCCCATTTCACAACATATCCATTCTCCTTCGGACCTTCCTGAAACTGCTCCGGAATTTCTTCCATATCGGTAAGAGAGTCGGGTCGTATAACCCAAAGGAACCGTTTCTTGCTGCTTACAATTCCATGCCaaaactccatcagctgatctTTTGTAATCATTGTTATGCTTCCAAAGCTTATGTAGAGTACTGATTGCGAAGGTTGAGTGTTCAACCATGTGATGCAAGTTCTGTCTACTTGCCGGAGACTATTAGAGGATTGGTATGATGCTTGTGTTTTTGTCTTTAGGAGCTCGTGGAGAGGTCCAATGGCATAGATTTTTGGACATTGCTTGCGTATTTCAGATAGAATTGGTCCTTCTAAATCTTCAAATGTGTTTAGAATTAGTGCTTCTGCTTGAGATGATTTCCTTGTCTCTTTTGTTATAATCTGAAGATTAGGGTCTTGTGCGTCATTAACTCTACAGAAGCTTGGAAGATCTCTGCATCTTAGGAATGTTTCCATCCCGGGAACTTTCGTTATGATTCTGTCCATGTCTTCTTCTCCTGGAAATTCAATAGAGAacataaaatctcagaaacaaACATTTAAAAGAAAATGCAAAGTTTAATCTCTGTCCTTAAACTGTTAAACAAGTTTACTTTGAACTTGAGAGGGCAATCTAATCCCCAAAATGTACATGGACTACCTAGAACTAAGTAGATTGAGAAACTAAGTGTAGACATTGAGCAAGTCTAGAGACCAAAATAGGCAATAACAAATTACCTTTGATAGGAAGTTGGGCAACTTGAACAATGTCAAGAACAGAGAAATAAGCCCAGAAAGAACAAGCACTTGTAGTACGAAAATGAATAAATGGAATTCTGAGGTCATTTGCAATCTCAGAAACAAATGCTAGAATTCCATCCATTATGATGCAGTTAACAGGAGGGCTACTTTCCAAAATGGTCCTTCTGAAAACTGGTTTAATAACCAAATCCATGGACTCCATTAAATCTACCAACCGGTCACCTAAAGAGTGATCTAAAGGTAGAAATTCAGGTACGGTTTTGAGTTCAAAATCTGGATATTTCTGAAAACGGGTATGAAAATCTGTGAAACGGGTTAGACGATCATAGTTGTGAAGTGTGGTTATGAAGGTAACTTTAAGAGTAGCAAGGCTTAGAGTCTCAGCTAGCTTAAGCATGGAGTTTATATGGCCTTGGACTGGTAAAGGAAATATTACtacatgaggaagaagaagaagagcagGCTCTTTCTCCATTTGTTTTTTGGCTTGGGAATCTTATGTCCAACACATGCACATTTATGTAGAAATTTAaatgattatatatttttgaggTGTGGAGAGAAGAGATGGTGGCTAACGGCTCTGTTTGTTTTTTCCTTCTAAGAAATTATAATGGTTGAAAATAACTAATAGAGACATCTAGGAGTGATCTAATATTCCAGCCAATGGACTGAGCATCTAGGAGTGATCTAATTTGTTTTTATCATTCTTGGAAGTACAAATTTACTTAGCATAAAGGCTTATCGGTTCCGTGTGCTGTCTAAAATTGTCATTTACTTTAGTACTAGTATCTCGTAGTGTCATTTTGGTAATATTCGTCCAATATTCTTATATGTGACATTTAACCAATTTTAGATCAAAACACCTTATTATGCAAATATTACCAAATGATACATAAGGGGGCAAATGCACACGGCCTTTAATCCAAtttacttttaataaatttgagcttaatattttaatgcaaatcaatttTACCTGATGCCTAACAGGAATTAGTTTGttaataaattgaaattattttaTACATTAAATTGAAACTATTTAATACCACATTAAATATTCTAGACACTTTTATAGGTGGAAGATTCAATTATTGACATTTctactagttttttttttttttttttttgtgtaacTATAGTTGATGTTTGAAAGATCCAatgtattaataaaaaaagatgtTAAATAACGGTTAGATCAACAAGTTCAAATTTTCTACTGGATGGatgtaaacgttgttgtcgtgtgactgagaagtcacgggttcgagttttAGGAGCGGTCCCTTACCAAAAAATTGGCAAggaaaggcttgcccccagtacatccTTGTGGTGAGATCTCTCCCCGGACTCTCGCTTAAGCGGGgatgcgtagtgcaccgggctgcCCTTTTATGGaagtaaaattgatattttttgaaACATTAATGTTTTGTACCATTTCAtacgttagaaataataaatgaTCTTACTTGAAAGCATTAGGTCTAAATTTTTTCATTTACCCTACCCTCCCAATTATTATTTGCGTTTCATAGATCAAAATGATTTTGTTTTGATCTCGATAAGACTTCCAATTTGCATGAATGCCTCTAAGAGTTGGCTTTATCGTTTGAGTGTATTAATATTTTACACGCTTCAAACTCAAGACGTATTTATATATGCCTGAAATAGAATATAATACTTTTCAACCTTTCCTAGTTGTTTGGTTAAGGAATAGATACAAGAATACAATTATCTCATACTCAATACTGAAACAGTAGAAAAGGATATACCTTGAATAGGAAGTTGGCCGGCTTCAATCACATCAGGAACAGAATAATAAGTCCAAAAACAACAACCACTAACTGTACGAAAACGAACAGTTGGAATCTGAAGCTCAAGAGCAACATCAAGAACAAATCCTGCAACTCCATCTCTAATGATACAGCTAACAGGTGGTCTCATCTCAATCACGATTTGTCTAAAAACTGGTTTAGCTCCCAATTCCATGGAATTGAACATATCCAAAACAGAATAACCAGAACGTAAATAGTGTTCAGGAAGAAAATCAGATATGGTAATGAAGTTGAATCCTGGATATTTATGAAACCGAGCTTCAATGTCTGCAAAACGAGTGAGAGATTCATGGTTATGGTCTGTGTttagaaatgatattttgaAACCAGAGAGGCTTAAAAGTTCTGCTAGTTTAAGCATACAGTTCACATGGCCTTGTGCTGGTAAAGGGAAGATTAGTACATGAGGAGGATGAACATCAATTTGCTCCATTTTTGCAATTTAAAAATG includes:
- the LOC136226034 gene encoding 7-deoxyloganetic acid glucosyltransferase-like isoform X1 is translated as MEKEPALLLLPHVVIFPLPVQGHINSMLKLAETLSLATLKVTFITTLHNYDRLTRFTDFHTRFQKYPDFELKTVPEFLPLDHSLGDRLVDLMESMDLVIKPVFRRTILESSPPVNCIIMDGILAFVSEIANDLRIPFIHFRTTSACSFWAYFSVLDIVQVAQLPIKGEEDMDRIITKVPGMETFLRCRDLPSFCRVNDAQDPNLQIITKETRKSSQAEALILNTFEDLEGPILSEIRKQCPKIYAIGPLHELLKTKTQASYQSSNSLRQVDRTCITWLNTQPSQSVLYISFGSITMITKDQLMEFWHGIVSSKKRFLWVIRPDSLTDMEEIPEQFQEGPKENGYVVKWAPQEEVLAHKAIGGFLTHSGWNSTLESIVAGVPMICWPFFADQQVNSRFVSEVWKLGLDMKDVCDRRIVEKMVNDLLVDRREVFVKSAARMAELARKSVAEGGSSSSNLNHLIQDIRKMCMKSQDN
- the LOC136226034 gene encoding 7-deoxyloganetic acid glucosyl transferase-like isoform X3 — protein: MEQIDVHPPHVLIFPLPAQGHVNYIEARFHKYPGFNFITISDFLPEHYLRSGYSVLDMFNSMELGAKPVFRQIVIEMRPPVSCIIRDGVAGFVLDVALELQIPTVRFRTVSGCCFWTYYSVPDVIEAGQLPIQGEEDMDRIITKVPGMETFLRCRDLPSFCRVNDAQDPNLQIITKETRKSSQAEALILNTFEDLEGPILSEIRKQCPKIYAIGPLHELLKTKTQASYQSSNSLRQVDRTCITWLNTQPSQSVLYISFGSITMITKDQLMEFWHGIVSSKKRFLWVIRPDSLTDMEEIPEQFQEGPKENGYVVKWAPQEEVLAHKAIGGFLTHSGWNSTLESIVAGVPMICWPFFADQQVNSRFVSEVWKLGLDMKDVCDRRIVEKMVNDLLVDRREVFVKSAARMAELARKSVAEGGSSSSNLNHLIQDIRKMCMKSQDN
- the LOC136226034 gene encoding 7-deoxyloganetic acid glucosyl transferase-like isoform X2, whose protein sequence is MEQIDVHPPHVLIFPLPAQGHVNCMLKLAELLSLSGFKISFLNTDHNHESLTRFADIEARFHKYPGFNFITISDFLPEHYLRSGYSVLDMFNSMELGAKPVFRQIVIEMRPPVSCIIRDGVAGFVLDVALELQIPTVRFRTVSGCCFWTYYSVPDVIEAGQLPIQGEEDMDRIITKVPGMETFLRCRDLPSFCRVNDAQDPNLQIITKETRKSSQAEALILNTFEDLEGPILSEIRKQCPKIYAIGPLHELLKTKTQASYQSSNSLRQVDRTCITWLNTQPSQSVLYISFGSITMITKDQLMEFWHGIVSSKKRFLWVIRPDSLTDMEEIPEQFQEGPKENGYVVKWAPQEEVLAHKAIGGFLTHSGWNSTLESIVAGVPMICWPFFADQQVNSRFVSEVWKLGLDMKDVCDRRIVEKMVNDLLVDRREVFVKSAARMAELARKSVAEGGSSSSNLNHLIQDIRKMCMKSQDN